The following proteins are encoded in a genomic region of Bacillus sp. FJAT-22090:
- a CDS encoding UDP-N-acetylmuramoyl-tripeptide--D-alanyl-D-alanine ligase, whose translation MKKYLQEIAEWLGIQKPALNPQVTGVSINTRTLQHGDIFIPFRGENVNGHRFVKDAFDKGAAASFWLKDEPNPPEDVPLLFVESGEKALQQMAVAYREELKATFIGITGSNGKTSTKDLVAGMLSPYFRVKKTEGNFNNELGLPLTILSLEDDTEFAVLEMGMSSFGEIEFLSNLAKPLFAVITNIGEAHMQDLGSREGIAKAKFEIISGLKANGQLFYDGDEPLLRPFVENAPSIQTKSFGLNKQNDLSIIEVNFTEQGSTFRVAGELNEEMSIPVLGEHQVKNTLAALLIGKEVGLTAEQMRDALKKIVLTDMRMQVIEASNGSIFINDAYNAAPTSMKAAISFLESSSIKPVKWLVLGDMLELGENEKQYHEQMSEFISNDVFTGVCLFGPRMEWLYGRLVEKFNEDSIIWVENDYEQLILFLEKRINEKSIVLVKGSRGMKLERVIEPFQK comes from the coding sequence TTGAAAAAATACTTACAAGAAATCGCAGAATGGTTAGGGATACAAAAACCTGCACTGAATCCACAAGTGACTGGTGTATCAATTAATACAAGAACGCTGCAACATGGGGACATATTTATCCCTTTTCGTGGGGAAAATGTAAATGGCCATCGTTTTGTGAAGGATGCTTTTGATAAGGGAGCAGCAGCGTCTTTTTGGTTAAAAGATGAACCAAATCCTCCAGAGGATGTTCCTCTTTTATTCGTAGAAAGCGGGGAAAAGGCACTTCAGCAGATGGCAGTAGCGTATCGTGAAGAATTGAAAGCTACTTTCATTGGTATAACAGGATCTAATGGGAAGACTTCAACAAAGGATTTAGTTGCCGGAATGTTATCTCCCTATTTTCGGGTGAAAAAAACGGAAGGCAATTTTAATAATGAGCTTGGATTGCCTTTAACGATTCTTTCGCTTGAGGATGACACGGAGTTTGCTGTACTTGAGATGGGTATGAGTTCATTTGGAGAAATTGAATTTTTATCTAATCTTGCAAAGCCTTTGTTTGCAGTAATCACCAACATAGGGGAAGCACATATGCAAGACCTTGGTTCCCGAGAAGGAATCGCGAAGGCTAAATTTGAAATCATATCTGGATTAAAGGCAAATGGACAGCTGTTTTATGATGGGGATGAACCATTATTACGCCCATTTGTGGAAAATGCTCCTTCTATACAGACGAAATCCTTTGGCCTCAATAAACAAAATGATTTATCTATTATTGAAGTGAATTTTACAGAACAAGGAAGCACTTTCCGTGTAGCCGGGGAGTTAAACGAAGAAATGTCTATTCCTGTTCTTGGAGAGCATCAAGTGAAAAATACATTGGCTGCTTTATTAATCGGGAAAGAGGTTGGCTTAACTGCTGAGCAAATGCGAGATGCATTGAAAAAAATAGTCTTAACCGATATGCGAATGCAGGTGATCGAAGCTTCAAATGGCTCTATTTTTATTAATGATGCATACAACGCAGCACCAACTTCAATGAAAGCCGCTATTTCATTTTTGGAAAGCTCATCGATTAAACCAGTTAAGTGGCTTGTACTTGGAGATATGCTAGAGCTTGGTGAAAATGAAAAGCAATACCATGAACAAATGAGTGAGTTTATTTCTAATGATGTATTTACAGGAGTTTGTTTATTTGGACCAAGAATGGAATGGTTATACGGTCGATTAGTCGAGAAATTTAATGAAGACAGTATTATTTGGGTTGAAAATGACTATGAACAACTCATATTATTTTTAGAAAAGCGTATAAACGAAAAATCAATTGTTTTAGTAAAAGGGTCTCGGGGTATGAAATTAGAAAGAGTTATTGAACCGTTTCAAAAATAG
- a CDS encoding alpha/beta hydrolase, with protein sequence MKTGVLCIHGFTGGPYEVQPFVDYLHANTDWKFVVPTLPGHGETLSLEKISAENWMMEAELALRQLQKEVDRLFIIGFSMGGVIALYLANRYKIDKLILLSAAAKYIYPTQLLQDIREIAKEAMSGKLEDNNLYKLYRAKLKATPIHATIEFMRLVRMVEPYYGQIKIPICLVQGKKDGIVPYTTAQFLFDQLGSDKKELIYSEVGKHHICYSDDSVGWYNKAFQFLMEEEVESIESN encoded by the coding sequence ATGAAAACAGGAGTACTTTGCATACACGGATTTACAGGTGGACCATATGAGGTGCAACCTTTTGTAGATTATTTACATGCAAATACAGACTGGAAATTTGTTGTTCCTACTCTTCCAGGCCATGGGGAAACGCTATCGCTTGAAAAAATATCCGCAGAAAATTGGATGATGGAAGCAGAGCTAGCACTTAGACAGCTGCAAAAAGAAGTAGATCGTTTGTTTATTATTGGATTTTCTATGGGTGGTGTAATTGCGCTATATTTAGCAAATCGTTATAAAATCGATAAATTGATTTTACTAAGCGCAGCAGCCAAATACATTTACCCCACTCAGTTACTTCAAGACATCCGAGAGATTGCAAAGGAAGCTATGTCTGGGAAGCTAGAAGATAATAACCTTTATAAATTGTATAGAGCTAAATTGAAAGCTACTCCAATTCATGCCACGATAGAATTTATGCGTTTAGTACGTATGGTTGAACCTTATTATGGCCAAATTAAAATACCAATCTGTCTAGTCCAAGGAAAAAAAGATGGGATTGTACCTTATACTACTGCCCAGTTCTTATTTGACCAATTAGGATCAGATAAAAAAGAACTTATTTATTCCGAGGTTGGAAAACACCATATATGTTATAGTGACGACAGTGTAGGTTGGTATAATAAAGCATTCCAATTTTTAATGGAAGAAGAGGTGGAAAGTATAGAGAGTAATTAA
- a CDS encoding DEAD/DEAH box helicase, protein MTNFSELNISASTLKSVQRMGFEEATPIQEGTITHAMEGRDIIGQAQTGTGKTAAFGIPMIEKIDTKNPNIQALIIAPTRELAIQVSEELYKLGYDKKVRLLSVYGGQEIGRQIRALKNKPQVIVGTPGRILDHINRRTLKLDQVQTLILDEADEMLNMGFIEDINTILESVPDERQTLLFSATMPGPIRKIADKFMKDPVEVKIKSKEMTVENIEQFFVKATEREKFDVLSRILNVHQPELAIVFGRTKRRVDELAQALSIRGYLAEGIHGDLSQAKRMSVLKQFKSNKIDILVATDVAARGLDISGVTHVYNFDIPQDPESYVHRIGRTGRAGKHGIAVTFVTPREMGYLRIVEDTTKKRMTPLRPPSSDEALVGQQRVAIETLSEIVNKNDLGDYRTLASEMLEKFEAVDVIAAAIKSLTKEPDDTPIALSEERPLPARRERSGGGGRSGGGGYKGNRSGGGAGRSSSGRGGSDRGGSRSGGGGRPSSSRRSSGPRDGSTQRSTRTRSPRNEN, encoded by the coding sequence TTGACAAATTTTTCAGAATTAAATATTAGCGCTTCTACACTAAAATCCGTTCAACGCATGGGTTTTGAAGAGGCAACACCAATCCAAGAAGGTACTATTACACATGCTATGGAAGGCCGCGATATTATTGGCCAAGCTCAAACAGGTACAGGTAAAACTGCTGCTTTTGGTATCCCTATGATTGAAAAAATCGATACAAAAAACCCTAATATACAAGCACTTATTATCGCTCCAACTCGTGAACTTGCAATCCAAGTTTCGGAAGAGCTTTATAAATTAGGTTACGACAAAAAGGTTCGTCTTTTATCTGTATATGGTGGTCAAGAAATTGGTCGTCAAATCCGTGCACTTAAAAACAAACCTCAAGTAATCGTTGGTACACCTGGTCGTATTCTTGACCACATCAACCGTCGTACGTTGAAATTAGATCAAGTTCAAACACTTATCTTAGACGAAGCAGATGAAATGCTTAACATGGGATTCATCGAAGACATCAATACAATTTTAGAAAGTGTTCCTGATGAGCGACAAACATTATTGTTCTCAGCTACAATGCCGGGACCAATTCGTAAAATTGCTGATAAATTCATGAAAGATCCAGTAGAAGTAAAAATCAAGTCTAAAGAAATGACTGTTGAAAACATTGAACAGTTCTTCGTAAAAGCTACAGAGCGTGAAAAGTTCGATGTTCTTTCAAGAATATTAAATGTACACCAACCTGAGCTTGCAATTGTCTTCGGTCGTACAAAACGTCGTGTAGACGAATTAGCTCAAGCACTAAGCATTCGTGGTTACCTAGCGGAAGGAATTCACGGAGATTTAAGCCAAGCGAAACGTATGTCTGTATTAAAACAATTCAAATCAAATAAAATTGATATCCTTGTTGCAACAGATGTAGCAGCACGTGGATTAGATATTTCTGGTGTAACACATGTATATAACTTTGATATTCCACAAGATCCTGAAAGCTATGTTCACCGTATTGGTCGTACAGGCCGTGCAGGGAAACATGGTATCGCTGTAACATTCGTAACACCAAGAGAAATGGGTTACTTACGTATCGTAGAGGATACTACGAAAAAACGTATGACACCTCTTCGTCCACCAAGTTCAGACGAAGCGTTAGTCGGCCAACAACGTGTTGCGATTGAAACATTATCAGAAATCGTGAACAAAAATGATTTAGGTGATTACCGCACATTAGCTTCGGAAATGCTTGAAAAGTTTGAAGCTGTTGATGTAATTGCTGCAGCAATTAAATCATTGACGAAAGAACCAGATGATACGCCAATCGCACTTTCTGAAGAACGTCCATTACCTGCTCGTAGAGAGCGTAGCGGTGGTGGCGGACGCAGTGGCGGCGGTGGTTACAAAGGTAATCGCAGTGGTGGCGGCGCGGGACGCAGTTCTTCAGGTCGTGGAGGTAGCGATCGCGGAGGTTCACGTTCAGGTGGCGGAGGTCGTCCTAGCAGCTCACGTCGTAGCAGTGGTCCACGTGATGGCTCTACTCAACGTAGCACTAGAACTCGTTCACCACGTAACGAAAACTAA
- a CDS encoding PH domain-containing protein: MRTEPINRISEKGLRVWRIYGIFQTLLAILLGVGVSVINYFNGNFIWLYIVVGAVVLLIAYLLIYLFPKVRWMRWRYEVREQEIELQHGLFVVKRTLVPMVRVQHVDTEQGPILRKYDLASITISTAATNHTIPALITEEADELRGRISVLARVAEDDV; this comes from the coding sequence ATGAGAACAGAACCAATAAATCGGATATCCGAAAAAGGGCTTCGCGTGTGGAGAATTTATGGAATCTTTCAAACGCTCCTTGCGATTTTGCTTGGAGTTGGAGTAAGTGTTATAAATTATTTTAATGGGAACTTTATTTGGTTATACATAGTTGTAGGAGCAGTTGTATTATTGATAGCATATTTATTGATTTACTTATTTCCCAAAGTAAGATGGATGCGCTGGCGTTATGAAGTACGTGAACAAGAAATTGAATTACAGCATGGATTATTTGTAGTGAAGCGAACGTTGGTACCAATGGTTCGTGTCCAACATGTTGATACGGAGCAAGGTCCAATATTAAGAAAGTACGATTTAGCTTCTATTACTATTTCTACTGCAGCGACGAATCATACTATTCCTGCACTCATTACAGAAGAAGCAGATGAACTAAGGGGAAGAATTTCTGTACTTGCAAGGGTGGCGGAAGATGATGTCTAA
- a CDS encoding PH domain-containing protein → MSNEKYKLHPISAVINFVKVLKDMIVPLIAVVVLNGFGTSTESDGWYSYITSGIYAIVLIFLLVSGIIKWKRFRYWFEDEELRIEYGLFVKKKRYIPFDRIQSLNYTEGIFHRPFGLVKVKVETAGGGPTKEADAELTAITKQAAEQIKKEMLLAKNKQSEEIEIDESILIEEVVKVETRPIFKISMKDLFVLASTSGGMGVFFSGIAVFASQFSNIIPYEKIYDEIVVFIRFGALLIALAVFLVLLVAWIVSVVLTLINYYDFTIRVEDDEIIITRGLLEKKKITLPLSRIQGVRIVENPLRQWTGFASVIVDSAGGSLAEKDEKIRLLPLIKKAEINHVLEQIFHKIHMEPTFTKVPKKSKRFFYRLDYLWIIPICAAVIYFFYPFGLLSLILIPLSYLLGMWQHRTAGYAIDGQHLIMRYRNISKVTIWMEKRRIQSMTERTTYFQKRQNISSVITTIKSGIGGESSTVPHLDKADAEKLLNWYEPFKPHTIEKEQPE, encoded by the coding sequence ATGTCTAACGAAAAATATAAGCTACACCCAATCTCCGCTGTTATTAACTTTGTGAAAGTTTTAAAAGATATGATTGTGCCGTTAATAGCTGTCGTGGTGTTAAATGGTTTTGGAACAAGTACCGAATCAGATGGTTGGTATTCTTATATTACATCAGGTATTTATGCTATTGTTCTAATATTTCTATTAGTTAGCGGTATCATCAAGTGGAAACGGTTTAGATATTGGTTCGAGGATGAAGAATTGCGAATCGAGTATGGATTGTTCGTCAAGAAAAAACGATATATTCCATTTGATCGTATTCAAAGCTTAAACTATACAGAGGGTATTTTTCATCGACCATTCGGTCTTGTTAAAGTAAAAGTTGAAACGGCTGGTGGCGGACCAACAAAAGAAGCGGACGCCGAATTAACCGCAATAACAAAACAAGCCGCTGAACAAATAAAAAAAGAAATGCTACTAGCTAAAAATAAGCAATCAGAAGAAATAGAAATAGATGAATCGATTCTAATAGAAGAAGTTGTAAAAGTAGAGACGCGACCGATTTTTAAAATTTCGATGAAAGATTTATTTGTCTTAGCGAGCACATCTGGTGGAATGGGAGTATTTTTCTCGGGGATAGCCGTATTTGCTTCCCAATTTTCCAATATTATTCCCTATGAAAAAATATATGATGAGATTGTAGTGTTCATTCGTTTTGGAGCCCTTCTAATAGCATTGGCTGTTTTCCTTGTTTTATTGGTTGCCTGGATTGTATCTGTAGTGCTTACCCTTATTAATTATTATGACTTCACTATTCGTGTAGAAGATGACGAGATAATTATTACAAGAGGGTTATTGGAAAAGAAGAAAATCACGCTACCACTTTCTAGAATTCAAGGGGTAAGGATTGTGGAAAATCCTCTTCGGCAATGGACAGGATTTGCATCTGTTATTGTAGATAGTGCTGGTGGGTCCCTAGCAGAGAAGGATGAAAAGATTCGGCTGCTACCTTTAATAAAAAAAGCAGAAATCAATCACGTATTGGAACAGATTTTTCATAAAATTCATATGGAACCAACATTCACAAAAGTTCCGAAGAAATCGAAAAGGTTTTTCTACCGACTAGATTATCTCTGGATTATTCCTATATGCGCGGCTGTTATTTACTTTTTTTATCCGTTTGGGCTCCTGTCGCTTATTTTAATTCCTCTAAGTTACCTCTTAGGAATGTGGCAACATCGAACTGCTGGATATGCAATAGATGGACAGCATTTAATAATGCGCTATCGAAATATTAGTAAAGTAACGATTTGGATGGAAAAGAGACGTATCCAGTCTATGACGGAAAGAACGACTTATTTTCAAAAAAGACAAAACATATCATCCGTTATCACTACTATTAAATCGGGAATAGGTGGCGAATCATCCACTGTTCCTCATTTAGATAAAGCGGATGCAGAAAAGCTACTCAATTGGTATGAACCATTCAAACCTCATACTATAGAAAAAGAACAGCCGGAATAG
- a CDS encoding rhomboid family intramembrane serine protease yields MFVRRENFKQYIKLYPVVSILLALNIVIFILTGIPILGEQIFNLGIGFNLLISEGEYWRLISPMFLHAGFMHLLFNMFSLYLFGPELERLTGKARFLTIYFLSGLVGNIVTYLIQDWNYMSVGASGAIYGILGAFGALVYYTKNLLPQLKQIILPIIVIGVVMTFLQANINVTAHIAGLVTGFIIGLIYFHPKRIAAWKKKKNKLKVL; encoded by the coding sequence ATGTTTGTAAGAAGAGAAAACTTTAAGCAATATATTAAGTTATATCCTGTTGTGTCTATTTTACTTGCTTTGAATATTGTTATCTTTATTCTAACGGGTATTCCAATTCTAGGGGAGCAAATATTTAATTTAGGAATTGGTTTTAATTTGCTCATTAGTGAAGGTGAGTATTGGCGATTAATATCACCAATGTTTTTACATGCTGGCTTTATGCATTTGCTTTTCAATATGTTCTCTTTGTATCTGTTTGGTCCAGAGCTAGAGCGATTAACTGGAAAAGCACGCTTTTTAACAATATACTTCCTATCTGGACTTGTCGGTAATATTGTTACCTATTTAATTCAAGATTGGAATTATATGAGCGTTGGTGCTAGTGGAGCAATCTATGGTATTTTGGGAGCATTTGGCGCTTTAGTTTATTATACGAAAAATTTATTGCCACAGTTAAAACAAATTATCTTGCCTATCATTGTAATTGGTGTGGTGATGACATTCCTTCAAGCAAATATTAATGTTACTGCCCATATAGCAGGGCTAGTTACAGGGTTTATCATCGGGTTAATATACTTCCACCCAAAACGAATCGCAGCATGGAAAAAGAAAAAGAACAAATTGAAGGTTTTATAA
- the acpS gene encoding holo-ACP synthase, whose product MITGIGLDITELHRVKSIKNKTNKFEERILTKKEIEQMQGLSENRQIEFLAGRFAAKEAFSKAKGTGIGKNCSFQDIEIIRETSGRPTLYFKGKLVNGFVSITHTKEYAAAQVILES is encoded by the coding sequence GTGATTACTGGAATTGGATTAGATATTACAGAACTCCATAGAGTGAAATCAATTAAAAATAAAACAAACAAATTCGAAGAACGTATTCTTACAAAAAAAGAAATCGAGCAGATGCAAGGGTTATCCGAAAACAGACAAATAGAATTTTTAGCAGGACGCTTTGCTGCGAAAGAGGCTTTTTCCAAAGCAAAGGGAACTGGAATCGGCAAAAACTGTAGTTTTCAAGATATTGAAATAATTCGAGAGACTAGTGGAAGACCAACCCTTTATTTTAAAGGAAAGCTAGTAAATGGATTTGTTTCAATCACCCATACAAAAGAATATGCAGCTGCTCAAGTAATTCTGGAATCATAA
- a CDS encoding LolA family protein yields the protein MKSRLAKLLFALTMILILSACGAQSKEDVLKKLSNKWIDTKGYELTAEMSIQTGQDPRVYQVEVWHTKPDFYRVKVADAKEENTQMIVRNKEGVFVVTPALNKTYKFQSKWPSENSQAYLIGSLAEDIKKDKSAKFKEEGNKYVFETKTNNNHKNMLPFQKIYIDKKTLLPTDVSILNENKEEQIHIKFKKVTLGKVHTADEFKIEQSPTGQADEGTVEASADMDNAEFETHYPMAQIDQVHLIDEKVLEVDGDKRVILTFSGEKEFTIIQQLTEKSTSSTIPVFAPGDPVDLGFAIGAVTDQSISWEKDGMSFFLASSSLSKEEMIEVASSMSVAEPK from the coding sequence TTGAAGAGCCGACTGGCTAAATTGTTGTTTGCATTAACGATGATCCTGATACTTTCTGCATGTGGGGCCCAATCCAAAGAAGACGTGTTGAAAAAGTTGAGCAACAAATGGATAGATACGAAAGGGTATGAACTGACAGCAGAAATGAGTATTCAAACGGGTCAAGATCCAAGAGTTTATCAAGTGGAAGTATGGCACACAAAACCAGATTTTTACCGCGTGAAAGTTGCTGACGCAAAAGAAGAAAATACGCAAATGATTGTTCGAAACAAAGAGGGAGTTTTTGTTGTAACACCTGCACTTAACAAGACGTATAAATTCCAAAGCAAATGGCCATCTGAAAATAGCCAAGCCTATTTAATAGGTTCTCTTGCGGAAGACATTAAAAAAGACAAATCTGCCAAATTTAAAGAAGAAGGTAATAAATACGTCTTTGAAACAAAAACAAATAATAACCATAAAAACATGCTACCGTTCCAAAAAATCTATATCGACAAAAAGACATTATTACCAACGGATGTTTCTATCTTAAATGAAAATAAAGAAGAACAAATTCACATTAAATTTAAAAAGGTGACATTGGGTAAAGTTCACACTGCGGATGAATTCAAAATTGAACAATCACCAACTGGTCAAGCAGATGAAGGGACAGTAGAAGCTTCAGCTGATATGGACAATGCTGAATTTGAAACACACTATCCAATGGCGCAAATTGATCAAGTGCATTTAATTGATGAGAAGGTTTTAGAAGTAGATGGTGATAAGAGAGTTATTTTAACATTTAGCGGTGAAAAAGAGTTTACAATTATTCAACAGCTTACGGAGAAGAGTACTTCTTCAACGATTCCAGTATTTGCACCAGGAGATCCAGTTGATTTAGGGTTTGCTATTGGTGCTGTAACGGATCAATCTATTTCTTGGGAAAAAGATGGAATGTCCTTCTTCCTAGCTTCGTCATCTTTATCGAAAGAAGAAATGATAGAAGTAGCTTCCTCCATGTCCGTAGCTGAACCGAAGTGA
- the alr gene encoding alanine racemase, with the protein MSQLLYRPTFIQINLQAIQSNIQQLKQTLPKHTQIIAVVKANAYGHGDIEVANAALNAGAKVLAVATPEEALHIREAGITAELLVLGAAPASFFSKASELNITLTAYSLEWLQTVQDESLRVHLKIDSGMGRIGFVKEEELKEAIAFIDQKKYLQVTGVFTHFSTADEEDKEHFHKQVANFARMLSLFERKPDMVHTSNSAAALRYPDQSWDAVRYGISMYGIAPSPFMNNCLPFPLKRALSLETEVVHVKKVEKGTPIGYGATYKAEEDEWIATLPIGYADGLLRKLQNQAVLIKGKRVPIVGRICMDQCMIRLKEPVSIGEKVVLIGKQKTEEIKIEEWADALETIPYEVCCMLSNRIPRVYSNKTSTK; encoded by the coding sequence ATGTCGCAATTATTGTATCGACCAACATTCATTCAAATAAACTTACAAGCAATTCAATCAAATATACAACAATTGAAGCAAACACTCCCAAAGCACACACAAATAATTGCAGTAGTAAAGGCGAATGCCTATGGGCATGGCGATATAGAGGTGGCAAATGCCGCATTAAATGCTGGTGCTAAAGTATTAGCAGTTGCGACTCCAGAGGAAGCACTGCATATAAGAGAGGCAGGAATAACAGCTGAACTTCTTGTACTTGGAGCAGCACCAGCATCTTTTTTCTCAAAAGCCTCTGAGTTGAATATTACATTAACTGCGTATTCTCTTGAATGGCTCCAAACCGTTCAAGATGAATCGCTTAGAGTTCATTTGAAAATAGATAGTGGTATGGGAAGAATCGGTTTCGTAAAAGAAGAAGAATTAAAAGAGGCAATAGCATTTATTGATCAAAAAAAATATCTACAAGTAACTGGCGTATTCACGCATTTTTCCACAGCTGATGAAGAAGATAAAGAACATTTTCATAAGCAAGTAGCTAATTTTGCACGGATGCTTTCATTATTCGAAAGAAAACCGGACATGGTTCATACATCGAATAGTGCTGCTGCTTTAAGGTATCCCGATCAATCTTGGGATGCAGTTCGTTATGGAATTTCCATGTACGGTATTGCTCCTTCTCCATTTATGAATAATTGTTTACCTTTCCCTTTAAAAAGAGCGCTATCTCTCGAAACTGAAGTGGTGCACGTTAAAAAAGTGGAAAAAGGAACACCGATAGGCTATGGGGCTACATACAAAGCTGAAGAAGATGAATGGATTGCAACACTTCCTATTGGATATGCAGATGGACTGTTAAGAAAGCTGCAAAACCAGGCAGTTTTAATAAAAGGAAAAAGGGTACCAATAGTAGGAAGGATTTGCATGGATCAATGCATGATCCGACTAAAAGAACCCGTTTCTATTGGTGAAAAAGTAGTTCTAATAGGCAAACAAAAAACTGAAGAAATCAAAATCGAAGAATGGGCAGATGCACTAGAAACAATACCATATGAAGTTTGTTGCATGCTCTCTAATAGAATTCCAAGGGTATACAGTAATAAAACTTCGACAAAATAA
- a CDS encoding transcriptional regulator, translated as MVSDKKKKEAIIQLPKQMVNEGVKTVKQSLAGSEGIVRVQAKEYMKKGQSNLIREAMMKGYVEMSHINLTICTECLHAEYEAQHTTERLVSGG; from the coding sequence GTGGTAAGTGATAAAAAGAAAAAGGAAGCGATTATTCAGCTTCCAAAGCAAATGGTTAATGAAGGAGTAAAAACCGTAAAACAATCATTAGCTGGTAGTGAAGGTATTGTACGTGTACAGGCAAAGGAATATATGAAGAAAGGCCAGTCAAATCTTATAAGAGAAGCGATGATGAAGGGCTATGTTGAAATGTCTCATATAAACTTAACTATCTGCACTGAGTGTTTACATGCAGAGTATGAAGCTCAACATACGACAGAGCGACTCGTAAGTGGAGGATGA
- a CDS encoding type II toxin-antitoxin system PemK/MazF family toxin yields MIVKRGDVFFADLSPVIGSEQGGTRPVLVIQNDIGNRFSPTVIIAAITAQIQKAKLPTHVEINAKQYDFERDSVILLEQLRTIDKSRLTDKITHLDEDVMDEVDHALGISLGIVKF; encoded by the coding sequence TTGATCGTAAAACGTGGGGACGTTTTTTTCGCAGATTTATCACCAGTAATAGGGTCTGAGCAAGGGGGCACCAGACCCGTTTTGGTGATACAAAATGATATTGGTAATCGATTTAGTCCTACTGTCATCATTGCAGCAATTACCGCACAGATACAAAAAGCAAAATTGCCGACACATGTTGAAATAAATGCAAAACAGTATGATTTTGAACGTGATTCTGTTATTTTATTAGAACAGCTACGAACGATAGATAAATCACGACTTACCGATAAAATTACACATCTTGATGAAGATGTAATGGATGAAGTGGATCATGCTTTAGGTATAAGCTTAGGAATTGTAAAATTTTAA
- a CDS encoding STAS domain-containing protein, which yields MNKQIAVYIHEHLDEILEKWTVKMEEENDDRFFQIMSDQIINNTVREFGDLIISSLTESEEIYKVKLNEFSVKVVQYGWSVSFVLKALTNFTNVLYVKMDEDGYLNEKNIQSYMEIINNWMTPLTHSIVEAYSKVWDRTVQVQKMALQELSASLIPMFDKISVMPLVGTIDTERAKLIMENLLHGVVKHRAEVVLLDITGVPVVDTMVAHHIIQAADAVRLVGAKCMLVGIRPEIAQTIVALGINLNDFTTTSTMQKGVEQALALTNRAIVEVDEQ from the coding sequence ATGAATAAACAAATTGCTGTGTATATTCACGAGCATCTAGATGAAATATTAGAAAAGTGGACAGTGAAAATGGAAGAGGAGAACGACGATCGATTTTTTCAAATAATGTCCGATCAAATTATTAATAACACTGTACGTGAATTTGGAGATTTGATTATATCTAGTTTAACAGAGAGCGAAGAAATATATAAAGTAAAGTTAAATGAGTTCTCGGTCAAAGTAGTACAATACGGATGGTCCGTTTCTTTCGTGTTAAAAGCGCTAACTAATTTTACGAATGTTCTCTATGTAAAAATGGATGAAGACGGTTATTTAAATGAAAAGAATATTCAATCTTATATGGAAATTATTAATAACTGGATGACACCACTAACACATAGTATTGTCGAAGCGTATTCAAAAGTATGGGATAGAACCGTACAAGTACAAAAAATGGCTTTGCAGGAATTATCTGCATCCCTTATTCCGATGTTCGACAAAATTTCAGTAATGCCTTTAGTAGGTACAATTGATACGGAACGAGCAAAATTGATCATGGAAAATTTATTGCATGGTGTAGTAAAACATAGAGCGGAAGTCGTATTGCTAGATATTACAGGTGTTCCAGTTGTAGATACAATGGTAGCGCACCATATTATTCAAGCGGCAGATGCCGTTCGTTTAGTTGGGGCAAAATGTATGCTTGTTGGTATTCGACCAGAAATTGCACAAACAATCGTTGCACTTGGCATCAATTTAAATGATTTTACAACAACTAGCACAATGCAAAAAGGAGTCGAGCAGGCGCTTGCTCTTACAAATCGAGCTATTGTAGAGGTGGATGAACAATGA
- a CDS encoding STAS domain-containing protein produces MKTRIPILKLKDCLIVSIQWELDDQTAISFQEDLLDKLHTTSARGVVLDLTPIDFIDSFIAKVLGDVISMSSLMGAKVVITGIQPAVAITLIELGIRLENIVTALDLENGLEKLERELEA; encoded by the coding sequence ATGAAAACAAGAATTCCAATATTAAAATTAAAAGACTGCTTAATCGTTTCTATTCAATGGGAGCTAGATGATCAAACGGCAATTTCTTTTCAAGAGGATTTATTGGACAAGCTTCATACTACTTCTGCAAGAGGGGTAGTGCTAGATTTAACTCCAATCGACTTTATCGATTCCTTCATCGCAAAAGTGCTAGGAGATGTTATTAGTATGTCTAGTCTTATGGGAGCAAAAGTTGTCATCACTGGAATTCAGCCTGCAGTAGCAATTACATTGATAGAATTAGGGATTCGACTAGAAAATATAGTAACAGCCCTGGACTTAGAAAATGGATTGGAAAAATTAGAACGAGAATTGGAGGCCTAA